The following coding sequences are from one Triticum dicoccoides isolate Atlit2015 ecotype Zavitan chromosome 4A, WEW_v2.0, whole genome shotgun sequence window:
- the LOC119284629 gene encoding uncharacterized protein LOC119284629, which produces MAASLPSLPPPPTPSPAATTLASNLLSFPAPRPRLAATHRRAVVAAASSRPPPPPPPPPSPEGGDEEVERAMGMDGGIPGTSGELLRRVSSRAYGMRRHLMESLDSLAYDVLETNPWREQQPKPVYVLARRDNQLWTMKTRRNRSEVERELGMLFSKGGGSGVGTRSKYSGSKFSMVVEDLTEGVLVFEDEDDAAKYCDVLQGGGQGCEGIAELEASSVFNMCRQMKALAVLFRRGRTPPTPQSLERDLRARNRSLED; this is translated from the exons ATGGCAGCATCCCTGCCGTCGCTCCCGCCCCCGCCGACGCCGTCGCCGGCGGCCACCACCCTGGCCAGCAACCTCCTCTCCTTCCCGGCGCCGCGGCCGCGCCTCGCCGCCACGCACCGCCGCGCGGTCGTGGCCGCCGCCTCGTccaggccccctccccctccccctccgccgccgtccccggagggaggcgacgaggaggtggagagggccatggggatggacggcggcaTCCCCGGGACATCCGGCGAGCTGCTGCGCCGCGTCTCCTCCCGCGCCTACGGCATGCGCCGCCACCTCATGGAGTCGCTCGACTCCCTCGCCTACGACG TGTTGGAGACAAACCCATGGAGGGAACAACAGCCCAAGCCAGTCTACGTGCTGGCTAGAAGAGACAATCAACTATGGACAATGAAAACCCGCAGGAACCGCAG TGAAGTCGAAAGGGAACTTGGAATGCTTTTCTCAAAGGGAGGGGGCTCAGGAGTTGGGACTAGATCAAAGTACTCTGGCTCCAAGTTTAGCATGGTCGTTGAAGATCTCACAGAGGGTGTACTG GTGTTTGAAGACGAGGATGATGCTGCAAAGTACTGTGACGTTCTACAGGGTGGTGGTCAAGGATGTGAAGGAATTGCAGAGTTAGAGGCTTCATCA GTTTTCAACATGTGCCGTCAAATGAAAGCTCTCGCCGTCCTTTTCCGGCGTGGAAGGACTCCTCCAACGCCTCAAAGCCTCGAGCGTGACTTGAGGGCGAGAAACCGGTCACTGGAAGACTAG
- the LOC119284628 gene encoding uncharacterized protein LOC119284628 — protein sequence MTSPSLTTCRHATARPGAGRVTGCGGVRAAPLRSRSGNGFAPSVSSPSPSPSRAITSCALKPPPSYGGKATEKKKVNPGDLFTFSYRFNTDIPMGETPGASIDEYLMNRPRIVGAVFPDERKRTKLNDEEWSVQLVPIQFMFLSACPVIAVRFVSRSGGEGYPPHVPVHATSLLLMEVTDYKLKGLQRDAMPPHLALTVRGSLYPQPEGRRSLRGHVEMSVGFNLPPVLALVPEPIIRGVGDTVLRQLAEQMKHDFDTGLAADFKKYRTEKLTERRRTPQH from the exons ATGACTTCGCCGAGCCTCACGACGTGCCGGCATGCTACAGCTCGTCCGGGTGCAGGCAGGGTCACCGGCTGCGGCGGCGTCAGGGCGGCACCGCTCCGATCAAGATCAGGAAATGGTTTTGCTCCGAGCGTCtcctcaccgtcgccgtcgccgtcgagaGCGATCACCAGTTGCGCTCTGAAGCCGCCGCCATCGTACGGCGGCAAggcgacggagaagaagaaggtCAACCCCGGGGACCTCTTCACCTTCTCCTACAGGTTCAACACCGACATCCCCATGGGTGAGACTCCAGGG GCATCCATCGACGAGTACCTGATGAACAGGCCGAGGATCGTCGGGGCCGTGTTCCCCGACGAGCGCAAGCGCACCAAACTCAACGAC gaggagtggagcgtgcagCTGGTGCCGATCCAGTTCATGTTCCTGTCGGCGTGCCCGGTGATCGCCGTCCGCTTCGTGAGCAGGTCCGGCGGGGAGGGGTACCCGCCCCACGTCCCCGTGCACGCCACCAGTCTCCTCCTCATGGAAGTG ACGGACTACAAGCTGAAGGGGCTGCAGAGGGACGCGATGCCGCCGCACCTGGCGCTGACGGTGCGGGGCTCGCTGTACCCGCAGCCGGAGGGGCGGAGGAGCCTGCGGGGCCACGTGGAGATGAGCGTGGGGTTCAACCTGCCGCCGGTGCTGGCGCTCGTGCCGGAGCCCATCATCCGGGGCGTCGGCGACACCGTGCTCCGGCAGCTGGCGGAGCAGATGAAGCACGACTTCGACACCGGCCTCGCCGCCGACTTCAAGAAGTACCGCACCGAGAAGCTCACCGAGAGGAGGAGGACCCCCCAACACTGA